A window of Ranitomeya variabilis isolate aRanVar5 chromosome 2, aRanVar5.hap1, whole genome shotgun sequence contains these coding sequences:
- the LOC143803752 gene encoding zinc finger MYM-type protein 1-like — translation MAMANMPFRGHREKIGKINSGNFLAIIELLALYDPLLKELLELPEGTAKYLSPRIQNELIEILSTKVKSEILSQVNEAHFYSLIMDTTQDVSKTDQMSQVIRYVSVERNANMRATKVRIHEAFLGFQAIHDQRAAGIEKEILECIDSNGLSIHKCRGQGYDGAATMSGIYSGVQARILEKEHNAMYVHCAAHNLNLVLQDAVSEITEISNFSDILQHVYTFFGESIRRWELLSSFTSSSSVTLKKLCPTRWSSRHESLLALRFRFSDVMMALSKIILISSKKTEINEAMALKKKMDSFQFVFLVVLQTKVLQTVNALSTMLQAESMDLSKATNLIKNAAEELSQFRNHFDEAKESAILLARSWGISPAFESKRLSKVKKHFDELSTDERLHIPEDRFKVTVFYEYLDIIVGQLSNRFNGMNRVVQYFRILQPADLASSSDEELYEAALQLQKKYNQDLSPAFPAQLLSFRCALKNDIQKLTSVKDLAHLLLVENSLLSSNLPDVCIVLLLFLTLPVTVASAERSFSKLKQIKNYLRSTMSEHRLSGLAILSIENARANQLDIDGIVDQFAEAKARRRQF, via the coding sequence ATGGCCATGGCTAACATGCCATTTCGGGGTCACAGAGAAAAAATTGGCAAAATCAATAGTGGTAATTTCCTGGCAATTATAGAGTTACTAGCACTCTATGATCCCCTGCTTAAGGAACTGCTGGAACTGCCAGAGGGCACAGCAAAATACCTTAGTCCCAGAATTCAAAACGAATTAATAGAAATTTTGTCAACCAAAGTAAAATCTGAGATTTTATCTCAAGTGAATGAAGCTCACTTCTATTCGCTGATCATGGATACAACGCAAGATGTATCAAAAACTGATCAGATGAGCCAAGTAATTAGATACGTGTCTGTTGAAAGGAATGCAAATATGAGAGCCACGAAAGTTCGCATCCATGAAGCCTTTCTTGgatttcaagccattcatgaccagcgTGCTGCTGGTATAGAGAAAGAGATCCTGGAATGCATTGACAGCAATGGCCTTTCCATTCATAAGTGCCGTGGTCAGGGCTATGATGGAGCTGCCACAATGAGTGGCATCTATTCTGGTGTGCAGGCCCGAATTTTAGAAAAAGAACACAATGCTATGTATGTTCACTGTGCAGCACATAATTTGAATCTTGTTCTTCAAGATGCTGTTTCAGAAATTACAGAAATTTCAAACTTTTCTGATATATTGCAACATGTctatacattttttggggaaagcaTACGACGTTGGGAGCTTTTGTCATCATTTACAAGCAGTTCATCGGTCACACTAAAAAAATTATGTCCCACACGCTGGTCTTCCCGTCATGAGTCGCTGCTTGCCCTAAGATTTCGTTTTTCTGATGTAATGATGGCATTGTCAAAAATCATCCTTATTTCAtccaaaaaaactgaaataaatgaggCAATGGCTCTTAAAAAGAAAATGGAttcatttcagtttgtttttttggttGTCCTTCAGACAAAAGTATTACAGACTGTTAATGCACTGTCAACCATGCTGCAGGCAGAAAGCATGGATTTATCTAAGGCAACTAATTTAATAAAGAATGCAGCTGAAGAACTTTCACAATTCAGAAATCATTTTGATGAAGCGAAAGAGAGCGCTATCTTGTTGGCACGCAGCTGGGGCATCTCCCCAGCTTTTGAAAGTAAGCGATTATCAAAAGTTAAAAAGCATTTTGATGAACTGAGTACGGATGAGAGATTGCACATTCCGGAGGACCGATTTAAAGTCACCGTGTTCTATGAGTATTTAGACATCATTGTAGGTCAGCTGTCAAACCGATTTAATGGAATGAATCGGGTTGTGCAGTATTTTAGGATACTTCAGCCTGCAGATCTGGCATCTTCCTCAGATGAGGAATTATATGAGGCTGCATTACAGCTGCAGAAAAAGTACAACCAAGATCTTTCACCAGCATTTCCAGCCCAGCTTCTGAGTTTTAGATGTGCTCTAAAGAATGACATTCAAAAATTGACATCTGTCAAGGACCTTGCACATTTACTGTTAGTCGAAAATAGCCTGCTATCGTCAAATCTACCGGATGTGTGCATAGTCTTACTTTTATTCCTAACCTTGCCAGTAACGGTAGCATCAGCAGAAAGATCCTTCtcaaaattaaaacaaattaaaaactatCTAAGAAGTACAATGTCTGAACACAGACTCTCTGGTCTTGCCATTCTAAGCATTGAAAATGCAAGAGCCAACCAACTTGACATAGATGGCATTGTTGACCAATTTGCTGAAGCAAAAGCACGTAGGCGCCAGTTCTAA